One Pseudoliparis swirei isolate HS2019 ecotype Mariana Trench chromosome 4, NWPU_hadal_v1, whole genome shotgun sequence genomic window carries:
- the LOC130192201 gene encoding neuronal acetylcholine receptor subunit alpha-3-like: MKDTLCFVVRVCSFLVFLLRRGSCSDAEHRLFSVIFSSYNQHIRPVENVTDPVVVQFEVSMSQLVKVDELNQIMETNLWLRHVWNDYKLRWDPKDFGGVEFIRVPSNRIWKPDIVLYNNAVGNFQVDDKTKAHLRHNGDVTWIPPAIFKSSCEIDVTYFPFDYQNCTMKFGSWTYDKAKIDLVLVGSAVNLQDFWESGEWTIIDAPGYKHDVKYNCCEEIYTDITYSLYIRRLPLFYTVNMIVPCLLISFLTVLVFYLPSDCGEKVTLCISVLLSLTVFLLVITETIPSTSLVIPLIGEYLLFTMVFVTLSIVITVFVLNVHYRTPETHAMPRWVRAVFLGLLPRAMFMTRPERDPEKAAGDVKAMRSRPRGVHSSGALQKRRKPQQTLTCGAASGSTDRQRLDNNAELWNLNDLSGDSAKGGGREGRCSCRRWHRWSGQTLPADSRGGGGALAGGGRSRRSSSESLEGGMLSPEVREAIDSVKYIAENMRRQNQAKEVQDDWKYVAMVIDRIFLWVFVLVCIMGTAGLFLQPLLLWDDI; this comes from the exons ATGAAAGACACTTTGTGCTTCGTTGTGCGCGTGTGCTCCTTCCTCGTGTTTCTTCTCCGAC GAGGCTCCTGTTCAGACGCGGAGCACAGGCTCTTCTCTGTGATCTTCTCCAGCTACAACCAGCACATCCGGCCGGTGGAGAACGTGACCGACCCGGTGGTGGTGCAGTTCGAGGTGTCCATGTCACAGCTGGTCAAAGTG GACGAGCTCAATCAGATCATGGAGACGAATCTGTGGCTGAGACAT gtctggaatgACTACAAACTCCGATGGGATCCGAAGGACTTTGGAGGCGTGGAGTTCATCCGCGTGCCATCCAACAGGATATGGAAGCCCGACATCGTGCTCTACAACAa CGCGGTCGGCAACTTCCAGGTCGACGACAAAACCAAGGCCCACCTCCGCCACAACGGCGACGTCACCTGGATCCCGCCGGCCATCTTCAAGAGCTCGTGCGAGATCGACGTCACCTACTTCCCCTTCGACTACCAGAACTGCACCATGAAGTTCGGCTCGTGGACCTACGACAAGGCCAAGATCGACCTGGTGCTCGTCGGCTCCGCCGTCAACCTCCAGGACTTCTGGGAGAGCGGCGAGTGGACCATCATCGACGCCCCCGGCTACAAGCACGACGTCAAGTACAACTGCTGCGAGGAGATCTACACGGACATCACGTACTCGCTGTACATCCGCCGGCTGCCGCTCTTCTACACCGTCAACATGATCGTCCCGtgcctcctcatctccttcctcaccGTGCTCGTCTTCTACCTGCCGTCCGACTGCGGCGAGAAGGTCACGCTGTGCATCTCCGTGCTGCTGTCGCTCaccgtcttcctcctcgtcatcaCCGAGACCATCCCGTCCACCTCGCTCGTCATCCCCCTGATCGGCGAGTACCTCCTCTTCACCATGGTCTTCGTCACGCTCTCCATCGTGATCACCGTCTTCGTGCTGAACGTCCACTACCGCACGCCGGAGACGCACGCCATGCCGCGCTGGGTGCGGGCCGTGTTCCTGGGGCTGCTGCCCCGGGCGATGTTCATGACCAGGCCGGAGAGGGACCCCGAGAAAGCGGCCGGCGACGTTAAGGCGATGCGTTCGAGGCCCCGCGGCGTTCATTCGTCCGGCGCCCTGCAGAAGCGCCGCAAACCTCAGCAAACCCTGACCTGCGGCGCGGCGTCCGGCTCCACCGACCGCCAGCGGCTCGACAACAACGCGGAGCTCTGGAACCTCAACGACTTGAGCGGAGACTCGGCCAAAGGCGGCGGCCGCGAGGGACGATGCAGCTGCCGCCGCTGGCACCGGTGGTCCGGCCAGACCCTGCCTGCGGACTccaggggagggggcggggctctggCCGGCGGAGGGAGGAGTCGGCGCTCCAGCTCCGAGTCCCTGGAGGGAGGGATGCTGTCCCCCGAGGTCCGGGAGGCCATCGACAGCGTCAAGTACATCGCGGAGAATATGAGACGACAGAACCAAGCGAAGGAG GTTCAGGATGACTGGAAGTACGTCGCCATGGTCATCGACAGGATCTTCCTCTGGGTGTTCGTGCTGGTGTGCATCATGGGAACCGCCGGCCTCTTCCTGCAGCCTCTGTTGCTCTGGGACGACATTTAA